The following are from one region of the Littorina saxatilis isolate snail1 linkage group LG2, US_GU_Lsax_2.0, whole genome shotgun sequence genome:
- the LOC138959277 gene encoding uncharacterized protein, producing MKSQNEKILKFLTMVVDKDGDSKQSKKRKRDVSDDEQSVETGDDFDHLLEEMCKTQASESRPEAELNDPNESEIMNELEQDFDISETLGDEVADRIAKLVSVMAKGQMTEEKMKQKEREFKRPKNIETGVPKVNPEIWGLMEHSAKTYDLKSQRQQKLLYTANNALVVAWDVSLKMGVASEEQKKLIKTIAEASGLILKTAYDMSLDRRAKILSGQNVNRKYRKLASSNIPVTQWLFGDDLKSACADIDCTTKLGLAFTQSSRGQKYFPSRQYAPKNSEWRGRGRWNWNGKRGAQFRGRGRSQGRPFFSGTTTSRQAE from the coding sequence ATGAAGAGTCAAAATGAGAAAATTTTGAAGTTTCTAACTATGGTGGTAGACAAAGATGGCGACTCGAAACAATCGAAAAAGAGAAAACGTGACGTCAGTGATGACGAACAATCTGTGGAGACTGGGGATGATTTCGATCACCTTCTTGAAGAAATGTGTAAAACTCAAGCATCAGAATCTCGACCCGAGGCTGAACTGAACGACCCCAATGAGAGTGAAATTATGAATGAACTGGAGCAAGATTTTGACATTTCTGAGACTCTTGGTGATGAAGTTGCAGATCGAATTGCAAAACTTGTATCAGTGATGGCAAAGGGTCAGATGACCGAAGAAAAGATGaagcaaaaagaaagagagttTAAACGCCCAAAGAACATTGAGACAGGCGTCCCAAAAGTGAATCCCGAAATCTGGGGTTTGATGGAACACAGTGCCAAAACGTATGACTTAAAATCACAACGTCAACAGAAGTTACTGTACACGGCCAACAATGCTCTTGTTGTGGCCTGGGATGTGTCCCTAAAAATGGGGGTTGCCAGTGAGGAACAGAAAAAGCTGATCAAAACAATTGCTGAGGCAAGTGGGCTGATACTGAAAACAGCGTATGACATGTCACTGGACAGAAGAGCAAAAATACTGTCTGGACAAAATGTGAACAGAAAATACAGAAAACTGGCATCTTCAAACATACCAGTCACTCAGTGGCTATTTGGGGATGATCTCAAGTCAGCGTGTGCTGATATTGACTGTACAACCAAACTTGGACTTGCCTTTACTCAATCAAGTAGAGGGCAAAAATATTTCCCATCCCGTCAGTATGCACCAAAAAACTCCGAAtggagaggaagaggaaggtGGAACTGGAACGGGAAGAGAGGAGCTCAGTtcagggggagagggagaagtCAAGGGAGACCATTCTTCTCCGGCACAACGACAAGCAGGCAAGCAGAGTAG